In Zingiber officinale cultivar Zhangliang chromosome 3A, Zo_v1.1, whole genome shotgun sequence, the DNA window aaaattaaatacaaaatagTGTAGATTGCATtagtatcttaaaaaaaaaaacagaaggaaATTGTAAGAGTCTACAGATGATAATGCGATTATGTTCGGAGAAGGATTTGTTTGACACAATGTGCGAGAATAAATCAGTTCAAGCCCAAATGATGTGGTCTAGTGAATCAATACTTTTAATTCGCGCAATTTGAATCTTCTTCCTATACAGAAACAGTCATCTTCTTCCCTATAAACAGAatataaactaatttacaatcttttttcttcttcttcttctttttcatgCATCTTGAATTCTTTCGATACACAAACATGATTACGatacacatcatatattttacaAGCATATCTAATCTTTTCAGATGATTTTACAAGCTGCAGCTTCTCCTGATCTCTACAGATTTCACGAAGATCTTTAATCAAATAACTAATTCTCATCGACGGATATCGCTTCTCTTTGCTTCGCCAGCGCTGAGCAGTTGGATTCCAAGCTCGCCGGATACATGAAGAAGGCTCGGTCCCATGCGTAGCGGAAGGTGAGAGAGCCCGAGCTAGGGATCTCCCTTCCGTCGGCGACGAGGTACCCGCCGCCGCCCTCCTCCCGCCGGAACAACCTGGGATCGACGGGGACCGAGCTGGCGAAGCCCTCGCTTACGAGCACCACCCGCGAGACGGCGCAGCAGCACCCGTTCTCCACCTCCACCTCGAACACCGGGTCCATCGTCGCACCTCCCCTCCTCCGCCCTCTGTTCGTCTGCCGCACCCTAATGCTCGACACGTCGCACCGCTGCCTCTCCGCAGGCGAAACATCCAAGCACGAATCTCGAGAAGGAAGCGGCGCACAGGCGGCGAAGTAATGGAACAGGAGGGCGGCGGAGAGGAGCAGGAGGCGAGCGGAAGCCATTGCTCTCTCTGTCTGAGGTCGGTGGGAATGGAATTGTAGTTTCTCGCACTGTATTAAATATAGCAGAGGACTCGCTCCTTTTCCCTGACCTGTAGTTGGCACAGGAACATTGAATCACCCACCCATTACTTTACCACAGTTAATAATAAATATCCAATATCCAATGCcaactaaataaaataaaataataataataataataaaaaacaagGATAGGATTACAGATCAAGCATGGCTGCCGTATAACAAATTTAATTGATGGCTTTCTAAAAGAAAGCGGTTTAGCTTTGCTAACTTTAGACTTTCTGAAATCGCCGAGTGCTGTGGATGGAGGCTGGTGAAAGGTGAGATCCATAAGGATGATCGCAGGTCAAGTTGAATGTTTGGAATCAAGCAGCCATGTGTCGACCGTGGAGTAAGCTCTCCATGGTGGTGGTGAAAATATCTTCGGAGGATCATCTGACCAAACATTGTGAAGCTTTGGGCTTCCTTATGCACGCTGCCGCAGTTTTGTTCTCCTTTATGAATTATTGGCTAGTGGCTAGGACTTTCATGGATTATAATTATTGAGACCCTGCCATTGGCTGCTGAGTTAGGTCCTGCGGTAAAAATCTGTCTCATCAAATTTGAGGTGATTGAAAATACGCAGCCGACTCTTCCAGAATAACACGCGTCGAAGAACTCGTCGAGAGTTGTCCCAGTAAAACAAGAATGCCTATATCATCACATATAGAAGACGAAAAGAATTTAAAGCACACTTTAACTCTGAATCTGATTGTTAATCATGTTAAATTTCTTAGACTTAGCTTCTTCTTGAACTCACGTATCGAGTCCAACCTTCTCTTTTCTTATGGGCCAACTCGGCAGCCCATCTTGATAATCAAGGAATCAGTCCATGGATATGGTAATGTTGATTTTGCCCCTTCAAACAAGGCACCCGTTCAAGTGAGACGACAAAGAAGAATAAGGATCAAAGGATTGACTTCAACTCAAACGAGGACAAAATCAAATGGAGATGAATTTTGTATGAGCAGTTCTCGGTGAGATCAGTTTATCTGGACTACCCAAATAGCTAAGAAAGTTTTTCAGCTCATGCATCTGTTGTCTGTCCATTTAATTTCATAttcaattttaaaataacttGGAATATCTATATCAATTTCTTTATTACTATATCTAATATCAATTTctctattactatatctaa includes these proteins:
- the LOC122054122 gene encoding uncharacterized protein LOC122054122, whose product is MASARLLLLSAALLFHYFAACAPLPSRDSCLDVSPAERQRCDVSSIRVRQTNRGRRRGGATMDPVFEVEVENGCCCAVSRVVLVSEGFASSVPVDPRLFRREEGGGGYLVADGREIPSSGSLTFRYAWDRAFFMYPASLESNCSALAKQREAISVDEN